A portion of the Ricinus communis isolate WT05 ecotype wild-type chromosome 10, ASM1957865v1, whole genome shotgun sequence genome contains these proteins:
- the LOC8283856 gene encoding uncharacterized protein LOC8283856 — protein sequence MSLLLRNAIKSNFALKPFNALRQSSQLFSTLPPPPPHHQDDPSPIDPFLQTAGQGVVYGKLFGITRHTLKTDVINLLGEGCQLTPDDIKLTYASYDPVAVMIQFPTRQAFDNAFKTIGKKGRLHRLERADRSQWDYIMPYDGKTVLLQGIPEYAAPEDVERFLSGCEFDSSSIRLFRRQSVPEAIRVALVRFHTRTAAMNAFITKNQGFCSNNKISMRVLQ from the exons ATGAGCCTTCTCCTAAGAAACGCCATCAAATCTAACTTCGCTCTCAAACCTTTCAATGCTCTCCGCCAATCTTCCCAACTTTTCTCCACCCTACCACCGCCACCTCCCCACCACCAGGACGATCCATCGCCAATCGATCCATTTCTTCAAACTGCCGGCCAAG GTGTGGTGTATGGGAAATTGTTTGGTATCACAAGACACACTTTGAAGACGGACGTTATCAATTTGCTCGGAGAAGGCTGTCAATTAACCCCTGACGATATTAAGCTCACCTACGCATCTTATGACCCTGTTGCTGT gatgattcAATTCCCTACTCGTCAGGCATTTGATAATGCTTTCAAGACTATTGGAAAAAAGGGTCGCCTTCACAGACTGGAAAGG GCTGACCGTTCGCAGTGGGATTATATCATGCCTTATGATGGAAAAACT GTTTTACTTCAAGGAATCCCTGAATATGCAGCCCCAGAAGATGTAGAGCGCTTCCTGTCTGGTTGTGAATTTGATTCATCCTCAATCAGGCTGTTTAGGAG GCAAAGTGTACCAGAAGCCATTAGAGTGGCACTGGTACGTTTTCATACAAGGACTGCAGCAATGAATGCATTCATCACAAAGAACCAAGGCTTCTGTtccaataataaaatctcaatGCGAGTTCTCCAGTGA
- the LOC8283854 gene encoding pentatricopeptide repeat-containing protein At2g37320 — protein MSNIVSVRGRLRNQLYNAAQLLPTLSNTATATTTRFSSHQRILDILSPKISSTPLRQTHLRLLDDLLRHSSHQITEHPLTTTSNLLHEYSFVFNEESCSTSLIFDASSLSSAVSSCASSRDLPGGIQFHCLAITSGFISNSYVGSSLITLYGKCGKLDNAHKLFHEMPVRNVVTWTAIISGFAQECQVDVCLELFSVMRNSTLKPNDFTFTSLLSACTGSGALGQGTSAHCQIIQMGFHSYLHVANALISMYCKSGSVHDAFYIFNNIYSKDIVSWNSMISGYAQHGLAMQAIDLFEKMTKLGVKPDSITFLGVLSACRHAGFVQGGRNYFNSMVEYHLRPQLDHYSCLVDLLGRAGLIEEALDIILRMPILPNAVIWGSLLSSCRLHGSVWIGIQAAEQRLLLEPACAATHVQLANLYASVRYWDKAAKVRKVMKDTGLKTNPGYSWIEIKNKVHRFRAEDRSNTRVGEILTVLDCLLDHMMILGYVPELIKEEVNDVFI, from the coding sequence ATGAGTAATATTGTTTCAGTTAGAGGGCGCCTGAGGAATCAACTCTATAACGCTGCACAGCTTCTCCCTACTCTATCAAACACTGCCACTGCCACTACAACCCGTTTCTCTTCTCACCAGCGAATTCTAGACATCTTATCGCCAAAAATTTCTTCCACTCCACTTCGCCAAACACATCTTCGCCTCCTTGACGACCTCTTACGGCATAGTTCCCATCAAATCACTGAACATCCCTTGACCACCACCTCAAATCTGCTTCATGAGTattcttttgtatttaatGAAGAGTCCTGTTCTACGTCTTTGATATTTGATGCTAGCTCTTTGTCCAGTGCTGTCAGTTCTTGTGCTTCCTCCCGTGATCTTCCTGGAGGGATCCAATTTCATTGCTTAGCAATTACTTCTGGATTTATTTCCAATTCCTACGTTGGAAGTTCGTTGATCACGCTTTATGGTAAATGTGGGAAATTGGATAATGCACATAAACTGTTCCATGAAATGCCTGTGAGAAATGTAGTCACTTGGACTGCTATCATTTCTGGGTTTGCCCAGGAATGCCAAGTTGATGTTTGTTTAGAGCTGTTCTCTGTTATGAGAAATTCAACGTTAAAACCTAATGATTTCACCTTTACTAGTCTTTTGAGTGCTTGTACAGGAAGTGGAGCTCTAGGCCAAGGGACGAGTGCTCACTGCCAAATCATTCAAATGGGTTTTCATTCCTATTTGCACGTTGCCAATGCTCTTATATCTATGTATTGTAAGTCTGGGAGCGTTCATGATGCATTCTACATATTCAACAACATCTATAGTAAAGATATCGTGTCATGGAATTCGATGATTAGTGGGTATGCCCAGCATGGGCTGGCAATGCAGGCGATTGACCTTTTCGAAAAGATGACAAAGCTGGGTGTCAAACCTGACTCTATAACATTTCTTGGGGTTCTATCTGCTTGCCGACACGCAGGTTTTGTCCAAGGAGGAAGAAATTACTTCAATTCAATGGTCGAATATCATTTGAGGCCACAGCTAGACCATTATTCATGTCTTGTTGATCTTCTTGGTCGTGCTGGGTTAATAGAAGAAGCtctagatattattttaaggATGCCTATATTGCCCAATGCCGTTATATGGGGATCACTTTTGTCCTCCTGCAGGCTTCATGGAAGTGTTTGGATTGGTATTCAAGCTGCAGAGCAAAGGCTGTTACTGGAACCGGCATGCGCTGCTACCCATGTACAATTGGCTAATCTGTATGCAAGTGTGAGATACTGGGATAAGGCAGCAAAAGTGAGGAAAGTGATGAAAGATACTGGGCTTAAAACAAATCCCGGCTATAGCTGGATTGAGATCAAGAACAAGGTTCACAGGTTTAGAGCTGAAGACAGGTCTAACACAAGAGTTGGTGAAATTCTAACTGTTCTGGATTGTCTGTTAGACCACATGATGATATTAGGGTATGTGCCTGAACTAATCAAGGAAGAGGTGAATGAtgtttttatatga
- the LOC8283853 gene encoding dirigent protein 17 yields the protein MINPTKEPEPESLQTGVLELPGEPAIVINGVPDINKSDGSLVVSSTANDTESQRNTSPDTEILGNASFGEWLEGREVQKWFGEKMYTGTVTEFDKETGWYRVVYEDGDFEDLEWQELEGFLVPLDITIPLKSLALKIIKKSQKSTEKSGKSEIRPKTGKAKSLANKGPENGGT from the coding sequence atgataaacccAACCAAAGAGCCAGAACCAGAGTCTTTACAGACAGGTGTTTTAGAGTTACCAGGGGAACCTGCTATTGTTATTAACGGAGTGCCAGACATCAATAAGAGTGACGGCTCTCTTGTTGTCTCAAGCACTGCAAATGATACGGAATCACAAAGAAACACAAGTCCTGATACAGAGATTCTTGGAAATGCTAGTTTCGGAGAATGGTTGGAAGGACGAGAAGTTCAAAAGTGGTTTGGGGAGAAGATGTATACTGGAACTGTGACGGAGTTTGACAAGGAAACTGGGTGGTACAGAGTGGTGTATGAAGATGGCGATTTCGAGGACCTCGAGTGGCAGGAATTGGAAGGTTTTCTGGTGCCTTTGGATATTACTATTCCCCTAAAATCGTTGGCACTGAAGATCATAAAGAAGAGTCAAAAAAGCACCGAGAAGTCTGGGAAAAGCGAGATTCGCCCCAAAACTGGCAAAGCCAAAAGCCTAGCAAATAAGGGGCCTGAAAATGGAGGGACATAG
- the LOC8283852 gene encoding pentatricopeptide repeat-containing protein At2g37310, protein MRNTSNTLHGQIHRLLTSAAGLDCGIYGHLLHHLTELRLPLQAKQLHARLILFSVTPENYLASKLVALYSKTNHLAFARYVFDQIPHKNTFSYNAMLISYSLHNRHGDALDLFSSLASSNLVNNISITCLLKSLSSFTLSDVKLGKEVHGFVLRTGFDADVFVENALITYYSKCYDLDLSRKVFDRMTKRDVVSWNSMISGYSQGGLYEDCKTLYREMVDFSGFRPNGVTVVSVLQACGQTQDLAFGMEVHKFIVDNQVEIDISVCNALIGLYAKCGSLDYARELFDEMSEKDEVTYGAIISGLMLHGYVDQSLELFRGMKTQILSTWNAVITGLVQNNRHEGVLDLVREMQALGFRPNAVTLSSVLSTIAYFSSLKGGKEIHSYAIKIGYHRNIYVATAIIDMYAKSGYLRGAQRVFDQSKDRSLVIWTAIISAYAVHGDANLALGLFHEMLKQGIQPDPVTFTAVLAACAHCGMVDKAWEIFESMFKKYGIQPLVEHYACVVGALGKARRLSEAKEFVSKMPIEPSAKVWGALLHGASISSDVELGKSVCDYLFEIEPENTGNYVIMANLYSQAGRWKEADEVRERMNKVGLQKIPGSSWIETSEGLRSFIATDTCTENVEEIHVILKGLLGLMRDEGKVLQDMLDEESIYP, encoded by the coding sequence ATGAGAAATACTTCAAACACCTTGCACGGCCAAATCCACCGTCTTCTAACCTCTGCCGCTGGTCTCGACTGTGGCATATATGGCCACCTCCTCCATCACTTGACAGAACTCCGTCTCCCTCTTCAAGCAAAGCAACTCCATGCTCGCCTCATTCTCTTCTCAGTCACTCCCGAGAACTACCTTGCTTCCAAATTAGTTGCTCTCTACTCAAAAACTAACCACCTAGCTTTTGCTCGTTACGTATTCGATCAAATTCCGCATAAGAACACCTTCTCCTATAATGCTATGCTCATATCCTACTCTCTTCACAACCGCCACGGAGATGCATTGGACCTTTTCTCCTCCTTAGCCTCCTCGAATTTAGTGAATAATATTTCCATTACATGCTTGTTGAAGTCGCTGTCTAGTTTTACGTTAAGTGATGTTAAATTGGGTAAGGAAGTTCATGGCTTTGTTCTGAGAACTGGGTTTGATGCTGATGTTTTCGTGGAGAATGCTTTAATCACATATTATTCTAAATGTTATGATTTAGATTTATCCAGGAAGGTTTTTGATAGGATGACAAAGAGAGATGTGGTCTCTTGGAATTCCATGATTTCAGGTTATTCTCAAGGAGGGCTTTATGAGGATTGTAAAACTTTATATAGAGAAATGGTCGATTTCTCGGGGTTTAGGCCTAATGGGGTTACTGTGGTCAGTGTCTTGCAAGCATGTGGGCAGACACAGGATCTTGCTTTTGGGATGGaagttcataaatttattgttgATAATCAGGTTGAGATTGATATTTCGGTTTGTAATGCTTTGATTGGATTGTATGCAAAATGTGGGAGTCTGGATTATGCTAGGGAATTGTTTGATGAGATGAGTGAAAAGGATGAAGTAACCTATGGCGCTATCATATCCGGGCTCATGCTTCATGGATATGTTGATCAAAGTTTGGAACTTTTTAGAGGAATGAAAACTCAAATACTAAGTACATGGAATGCAGTGATTACAGGTTTGGTACAAAATAACAGGCATGAGGGGGTTTTAGATTTGGTTAGAGAAATGCAAGCACTTGGTTTTAGACCTAATGCTGTGACGCTTTCAAGTGTACTTTCTACAATTGCGTATTTTTCAAGTTTGAAAGGAGGGAAAGAGATACATTCTTATGCTATTAAAATTGGTTATCACAGGAATATTTATGTTGCCACTGCAATTATTGATATGTATGCGAAATCAGGATATCTTCGTGGGGCACAAAGGGTATTTGATCAATCAAAAGATAGGAGCCTGGTTATTTGGACTGCAATAATCTCAGCATATGCTGTTCATGGGGATGCTAATTTAGCTCTCGGTCTTTTTCATGAGATGTTGAAGCAAGGAATTCAGCCAGATCCAGTCACATTCACTGCAGTTTTGGCAGCTTGTGCTCATTGTGGAATGGTGGATAAAGCTTGGGAAATTTTTGAGTCCATGTTTAAGAAATATGGTATTCAGCCCTTGGTAGAGCATTATGCTTGTGTGGTTGGGGCTCTGGGCAAGGCAAGGAGGCTTTCTGAAGCTAAAGAGTTTGTTTCTAAAATGCCAATTGAGCCAAGTGCAAAAGTTTGGGGTGCATTGCTTCATGGAGCTTCTATTTCCAGTGATGTTGAACTTGGAAAGTCTGTTTGTGATTATTTGTTTGAAATTGAACCAGAAAATACTGGTAATTATGTCATAATGGCCAATCTATATTCCCAGGCAGGGAGATGGAAAGAAGCTGATGAGGTTAGAGAAAGGATGAATAAAGTTGGGTTACAGAAGATCCCAGGTAGTAGCTGGATAGAAACTAGTGAAGGACTACGGAGCTTTATTGCAACAGACACATGTACAGAAAATGTTGAAGAGATTCATGTGATATTGAAAGGTTTGCTTGGATTGATGAGAGATGAAGGCAAGGTTTTGCAAGACATGCTTGATGAGGAGAGTATCTATCCTTAG
- the LOC8283851 gene encoding E3 ubiquitin-protein ligase SGR9, amyloplastic: MEDETMIMAALSTLTPPQLSHLTHSILSQTLHHHHSLSSLLSSPSSFSLTLHHLHSLSLPHKTLLIAKHLLSSLHQLTRFFPSPSHPSATIKHRDLDAVLLLLLLCDVHQHNPDLLRTPRDEWRGILTKRCSDTILTHSGIGVHYGGVLLPYVEMITRCWKFVAAMGGCGEKEGREVAAAPSAVVALPTVEVTGDVTGECAICREEMREGRDVCELPCQHLFHWMCILPWLKKRNTCPCCRFQLPTEDVLGEIKRLWSVLMKAGGGSGTLTLAES; encoded by the coding sequence ATGGAAGATGAAACAATGATCATGGCTGCACTCTCTACCCTCACTCCTCCCCAACTTTCACACCTCACCCACTCCATCCTTTCACAAACACTTCATCATCACCACTCCCTCTCCTCTCTTCTCTCCTCTCCCTCCTCCTTCTCCCTCACTCTCCACCACCTCCACTCTCTTTCACTCCCTCACAAAACCCTTCTCATTGCTAAGCATCTCCTCTCCTCCCTCCACCAACTCACACGTTTCTTCCCCTCACCATCACATCCCTCCGCCACCATCAAGCACCGTGACCTTGACGCTGTATTGCTCCTCCTTCTCCTCTGTGATGTCCACCAACATAATCCTGATTTACTTAGAACCCCGCGTGATGAATGGCGGGGAATTTTGACCAAACGTTGCTCCGATACCATTTTAACGCACTCTGGTATTGGGGTGCATTATGGTGGCGTCCTTTTACCTTATGTTGAGATGATAACAAGGTGTTGGAAGTTCGTCGCTGCAATGGGGGGTTGTGGAGAGAAGGAGGGGAGGGAGGTGGCAGCAGCACCATCAGCCGTGGTGGCGCTGCCCACAGTGGAGGTGACAGGGGATGTTACTGGGGAATGTGCAATATGCAGGGAGGAGATGAGAGAAGGGAGAGACGTGTGTGAGTTGCCATGCCAACACTTGTTTCATTGGATGTGCATTTTGCCGTGGCTAAAGAAGAGGAATACCTGCCCGTGTTGCAGGTTTCAGCTTCCCACAGAAGATGTGCTTGGGGAGATCAAACGGCTATGGAGTGTTCTCATGAAGGCAGGGGGTGGGAGTGGGACCCTTACCCTGGCAGAATCATAG
- the LOC8283850 gene encoding uncharacterized protein LOC8283850 — MTATAKEDKRWSGDAKKMEGDDSLRTLHCLRGRLLAERHASKVAKEEADLMGNKLLEIETKLREETKLRQKADRKLKFLLKKLESLKLSPALEGVEVLSNSSDSSCLSFSDTSSSKDPEESASKSQASQEMKEINHSSESATTRDSLDSNSLPNFKDSLSDKSIYHFTPSCQDSKKDSQSCSDLEAAGVVEMRKDSTSESDKEENVDNSLALALVPVNLAATNKTSELMIVNKSVGEVLDALRHAREKIQSSIERRHMSRVRVGPS, encoded by the exons ATGACAGCAACTGCCAAGGAAGACAAAAGATGGAG TGGTGACGCCAAGAAAATGGAAGGAGATGATAGCTTGAGGACTCTACACTGCTTAAGGGGAAGATTGCTTGCAGAGAGACATGCTTCTAAGGTTGCTAAAGAGGAAGCAGATCTCATGGGCAATAAG TTATTAGAGATAGAGACCAAACTAAGAGAAGAGACCAAATTAAGGCAAAAGGCAGACAGGAAGCTTAAATTCCTGTTGAAGAAGCTCGAGTCCTTGAAACTTTCACCCGCACTGGAGGGAGTAGAGGTGCTGTCAAATTCATCTGATAGTTCTTGCCTCTCATTTTCCGATACTTCATCCTCTAAAGACCCTGAAGAATCTGCATCCAAATCTCAAGCCTCACAGGAAATGAAGGAGATTAATCACTCTTCTGAGAGCGCAACTACTCGAGATTCATTAGATTCCAACTCTCTTCCTAACTTCAAAGATTCTCTATCAGACAAATCTATCTACCACTTCACTCCAAGTTGTCAAGATTCAAAGAAAGATTCTCAGAG TTGTTCAGACTTAGAAGCTGCTGGGGTGGTGGAGATGAGGAAAGATTCAACAAGTGAGAGTGATAAGGAAGAGAATGTGGATAACTCATTGGCATTGGCATTAGTTCCTGTAAATTTGGCAGCAACCAACAAGACAAGTGAGTTAATGATAGTTAACAAAAGTGTTGGTGAAGTTCTTGATGCTCTAAGGCATGCCAGAGAAAAGATACAAAGCTCAATTGAGAGAAGACACATGAGTAGAGTTAGAGTTGGGCCAAGCTGA
- the LOC8283849 gene encoding probable protein phosphatase 2C 38, with protein sequence MVKPCWRPRVDGDTNGKVDGLLWYKDLGQHLHGEFSMAVIQANSLLEDQSQLESGPLSSTSSDPQGTFIGVYDGHAGTEASKFISRNLFPNFKAIVSEHEDVSENVIKKAYSATEEDFLCLVKTQWLNKPQMASVGSCCLVGVICNGLLYVANAGDSRAVLGRAERGSRGVTAIQLSNEHNANIEFVRNELRALHPEDSQIVVLKHKVWRVKGIIQVSRSIGDAYLKKTQFNTEPLQSKYRLPEPFHKPILSSEPSVLVHKLQPEDQFLIFASDGLWEHLSNQEAVEIVQNCPRNGIARRLVKAALMEAARKREMRYTDLQKIDPGVRRHFHDDITVVVVFIDSHLIRRRPLNSFPFSIRGGGGMVLSPANS encoded by the exons atgGTTAAACCTTGTTGGAGACCTCGTGTTGATGGTGACACTAATGGGAAGGTTGATGGATTATTGTGGTATAAGGACTTGGGGCAGCATCTTCATGGAGAGTTCTCAATGGCTGTGATTCAAGCCAACAGTTTATTAGAGGACCAAAGCCAACTTGAATCAGGGCCTCTGAGCTCTACTAGTTCAGATCCTCAAGGGACTTTTATTGGGGTTTATGATGGACATGCAGGAACTGAGGCTTCAAAGTTTATCAGTCGCAATCTTTTCCCCAATTTCAAGG CAATTGTGTCTGAGCATGAAGACGTATCAGAAAATGTTATAAAGAAGGCTTATTCAGCAACGGAGGAGgattttctttgtcttgtgaAAACACAGTGGCTCAATAAGCCTCAAATGGCATCAGTAGGATCCTGTTGCTTAGTAGGTGTTATATGCAATGGACTGTTGTATGTTGCGAATGCTGGAGACTCCCGAGCAGTGTTAGGGAGAGCAGAAAGAGGAAGCAGAGGAGTTACAGCCATACAGTTGTCTAACGAGCACAACGCAAATATAGAATTTGTGAGAAATGAACTTCGGGCTTTACATCCTGAAGATTCTCAGATTGTTGTCTTGAAGCACAAAGTTTGGCGTGTGAAAGGCATCATACAG GTTTCAAGATCCATCGGGGATGCCTATCTTAAGAAGACACAGTTCAACACAGAGCCTCTACAGTCCAAGTATAGGCTGCCTGAACCCTTTCACAAGCCCATCCTCAGTTCAGAACCATCAGTCTTAGTGCATAAACTCCAACCAGAAGATCAGTTCCTCATATTTGCTTCTGATGGTTTATGGGAGCATCTCAGCAACCAGGAGGCTGTTGAAATCGTGCAAAATTGCCCTCGCAAC GGAATCGCCAGGAGACTCGTTAAAGCTGCACTTATGGAAGCAGCAAGAAAACGAGAAATGAGGTATACAGATTTGCAAAAAATTGATCCAGGGGTGAGAAGACATTTTCATGATGATATCACGGTTGTGGTGGTGTTCATAGATTCTCATTTAATCAGAAGAAGGCCGTTGAACAGTTTTCCATTTTCAATTCGAGGAGGAGGAGGAATGGTCCTCTCCCCAGCTAACTCATAG